In the genome of Zobellia nedashkovskayae, the window AGAAATGTGCGTTGGAGTGCATGCCACTAGCAAAGTAGCTTCCGCTAAAATCACCTTCACGACCAATAGATTCGTGAATATCCCATTCTAAGCCATATTTATCGCAATCATTAGGGCCTGTAAAATTATTAGAGCTAGAAAACCAAAATGTGGTGGACATGGTTGTAGCGGCAGCTTTTACCCGACATTCGTAATAACCAAATTGAGTCGATTTTTTTGAAACCACGGCGGCCCCTCCAACGTTAAAAGTAATATCTCTGCCGTAGGCATGAACTATGGTGTCCTTTTCAAGTTTTTTGCTTGTCATTTTCAGAAAACCATCACCCACGGAAACCTGTGATGCCATAAAAAGTCCCGGTGGACGTCCAATCCAAGTGGGGTGGTGGTCATACCATTTTGTGGTGTCCAACTCGGTACCATTAAATTCATCTGAAAAATCAGGATTTAAAACCCATCGCTTACCCATAGGTGGTTTAGGTGGTCCTTGGCGAGATTCTTGTTCTGGTGAAATCGGAGTCTCTGGTGGTGCTTGGGCAAAGAGATTACCTGTTGTAAATGTGAAAATTAAAAAAGCTATTCTTATAATCATTGGAGTATTTTTTATTTTTCCGAGTCAATTCTTCCTTTGCTATTTGTAGGAGCATCGTTTTGGGTTTCATGAATATTACATTTAGGAATTGTTTTAATTAGTCTGGATTCAATAAAATTCCCAAAAACCATATTTCTCACCCTCAATATTTTCTTTGGTGTCACCTAATTCATTAGCTTTTTCTTTCATTTCTTTACGCATCGTTTTCACTTGTTCCGCATATTCAGGAAAGAAGGAAAGGTCATACACTTCCCAAGGGTCATTTTTTATATTGAATAGTTGGGTAACGCGGGAACCTTTTATGGTTTCTCCGTTCTTTTTATCATAATTATTGGCACGTACGTATTCAATTAATTTGTAATCCCCTGTTCTATAGGCGCGCTGAAATTGTTTGTATGCGTGATAGGTGTAATCCCGAAAACTGGTTTTCTCTTTATATATAACAGGTAATAGACTTTCCCCAGTTACAGAACTAGGCGCGTCAACTCCAATAAAATCGAATATGGTTGGGAAAATATCAAAATTGTAAGCGAAGGCCTCTCTTTTACTGCCCTTGTCCTTTATAAGGTTACCCGAGAAAACAAGTGGAATATGAACTCCGTCTTCATCATAAATATTCTGTTTCCCCATCAGACCATGGTTTCCAACTGCAAGACCACTATCACCAGCAAAAACGATTAACGTATTCTCATAGGCACCGCTTTCTTTCAATGAAGCAATGACTTTACCAATTTGGTCATCTAGATGCGTAATAATGGCATAGTAATCAGAAAGTTCTTGTTTAGCAACTTCTGGTGTTCTTGGCCATTTAGCTAGTTCTTCGTCTCTAAGGAACATATCTCCATTGTCAAAAGGGTGTTGCTCCATATAAGAAGGAGGAAGTATAATGTCGTCAATAGGATACATGTCTTTGTATTTCTGTGGAGCCTGTCTTGGGTCATGTGGTGCGTGAAAAGCTAAATACATGAAGAACGGGTCTTTCTTTTTATAGTCCGTAATAAACTTAGAAGCACTTTTAGCAAAGATTTCAGAGGTATGCGGGCCATTTTTCTCCGTACCGGACGGACCTCTTTTCTCATCTTTGGTTATCGTTCTACGAACCACTTTTCCGTTTTCATCATATTCCAATAAGTAGCCGTCTTCAAATTTATAGTCACCATCTTTTTTCCAGTCCCACAAAGGCATACGAAAATGGTCGACTAGATATAAACCCCTGGACATAAGCCTATCTCCCGAATCAAAAGAGCGTGCCAAGGAAGCGTTATCTTGATGCCATTTTCCAACAATATGGGTGTTGTAATCTTGGCCTTGTAAAGCTTCGCCTATGCTTGTGTGTTCAGAAGGAATGCTGTGTCCTTGTCCTTCTAAATCAAACACGTTTCTCCCGGTTAACAACATGGCTCTACTTGGCACACAGGTAGCACCGGAAAAAGCACCCATTAGATAACCGTTGGAAAATGAAACTCCATCGGCAACCAAAGCATCCATATTTGGTGTTTTTACTTGCATCCCGCTTAAAGCATGAACACCTGAAAAACGATGGTCATCCGTATAGATAATAAGTACATTGGGCTGGTCTTTCTTTTTTGCTTTACGTTTTTGAGCACTAACAGGAAGTGCCAATAGCATGCTAAAAACAACTAAAAAGCAAAGGGAAAATCGATTTTTAAAATTCATAAGGTTATTCAG includes:
- a CDS encoding sulfatase-like hydrolase/transferase, encoding MNFKNRFSLCFLVVFSMLLALPVSAQKRKAKKKDQPNVLIIYTDDHRFSGVHALSGMQVKTPNMDALVADGVSFSNGYLMGAFSGATCVPSRAMLLTGRNVFDLEGQGHSIPSEHTSIGEALQGQDYNTHIVGKWHQDNASLARSFDSGDRLMSRGLYLVDHFRMPLWDWKKDGDYKFEDGYLLEYDENGKVVRRTITKDEKRGPSGTEKNGPHTSEIFAKSASKFITDYKKKDPFFMYLAFHAPHDPRQAPQKYKDMYPIDDIILPPSYMEQHPFDNGDMFLRDEELAKWPRTPEVAKQELSDYYAIITHLDDQIGKVIASLKESGAYENTLIVFAGDSGLAVGNHGLMGKQNIYDEDGVHIPLVFSGNLIKDKGSKREAFAYNFDIFPTIFDFIGVDAPSSVTGESLLPVIYKEKTSFRDYTYHAYKQFQRAYRTGDYKLIEYVRANNYDKKNGETIKGSRVTQLFNIKNDPWEVYDLSFFPEYAEQVKTMRKEMKEKANELGDTKENIEGEKYGFWEFY